One stretch of Streptomyces sp. A2-16 DNA includes these proteins:
- a CDS encoding ATP-binding protein: protein MRRRNVIGRFPVQANGASTPWRGAKEVSGVAFVVAQEVPTSSSMAVPHGPAGVGEARHRMRVQLRRGGVTESVIDDAVLILSELLSNACKHGRPLGDALAGDGDVRAAWRVDAAGRLTVEVTDGGGPTRPAPATPSVTAHGGRGLNIITALADDWGVRDDARGEVTVWVIVHADVHDPDAGRRRDDFAKRVVAPSVAIPDLDFSDAYDDLD from the coding sequence ATGCGTCGGCGGAACGTGATTGGCCGGTTTCCGGTACAGGCCAATGGGGCATCCACACCGTGGCGTGGGGCGAAGGAGGTCTCGGGGGTGGCGTTTGTGGTGGCACAGGAGGTGCCCACGTCGTCGAGCATGGCCGTACCCCATGGCCCTGCGGGCGTGGGGGAAGCGAGGCACCGTATGCGCGTGCAACTGCGCAGGGGTGGCGTGACGGAATCGGTCATCGACGACGCCGTACTGATTCTTTCCGAACTCTTGAGCAACGCGTGCAAGCACGGCCGGCCGCTGGGCGACGCCCTGGCCGGGGACGGTGACGTCCGCGCCGCCTGGCGGGTGGACGCGGCCGGCAGACTCACGGTCGAGGTGACGGACGGCGGCGGGCCCACCCGCCCGGCTCCGGCCACGCCCTCGGTCACCGCGCACGGCGGCCGCGGGCTGAACATCATCACCGCGCTGGCCGACGACTGGGGTGTCAGGGACGACGCCCGGGGCGAGGTCACGGTCTGGGTGATCGTCCACGCGGACGTGCACGATCCGGACGCCGGCCGCCGCCGCGACGACTTCGCCAAGCGAGTCGTGGCCCCGTCGGTCGCGATACCCGACCTGGACTTCTCGGACGCGTACGACGACCTGGACTGA
- a CDS encoding DUF5926 family protein, with amino-acid sequence MAKKRPQTKAKRPQITDGEVPVVGAREPCPCGSGRRYKACHGRAAAQAVTELVHRPFEGLAGEGDWVALRELVPAATVELTLKSGLPEGVPSVTLATVLPMAWPALRRDDGSVLLGLQNDTASGDISRDLADTLQRALTAAPGTPVEGRRAPADGPRLQDLLDPEGAFEPVVHEGFEFWIPDAENATPEVTASLERANAAAIPTVRLTGVDAAYWCETPDKNHLRWVMPHPEEQLLDALARLHAAGRSSLGEGTRLVGSFRAHGLTVPVWDLPSGVTAEDVEKPAAEFAERLAGALATDAPLTADERRARGGLTNRQVTLS; translated from the coding sequence ATGGCCAAGAAGCGACCTCAGACGAAGGCCAAGCGCCCGCAGATCACGGATGGCGAGGTCCCGGTCGTCGGCGCCCGCGAACCCTGCCCGTGCGGAAGCGGCCGCCGCTACAAGGCCTGCCACGGCCGGGCCGCCGCGCAGGCCGTGACCGAGCTGGTGCACCGCCCCTTCGAGGGCCTCGCGGGCGAGGGCGACTGGGTGGCCCTGCGCGAGCTGGTCCCCGCCGCCACGGTCGAACTGACCCTCAAGAGCGGCCTCCCCGAGGGCGTCCCGTCGGTCACGCTGGCCACGGTCCTGCCCATGGCCTGGCCCGCCCTGCGCCGCGACGACGGCTCGGTGCTGCTCGGTCTGCAGAACGACACCGCGTCGGGCGACATCAGCCGCGACCTCGCCGACACCCTCCAGCGCGCGCTCACGGCGGCTCCGGGCACCCCGGTCGAGGGCCGGCGCGCTCCCGCCGACGGTCCGCGCCTGCAGGATCTGCTCGATCCCGAAGGCGCGTTCGAGCCAGTTGTGCACGAGGGCTTCGAGTTCTGGATCCCGGACGCGGAGAACGCCACGCCCGAGGTGACCGCCTCCCTGGAGCGGGCCAACGCCGCGGCGATCCCGACGGTCCGGCTGACCGGAGTCGACGCCGCCTACTGGTGCGAGACGCCGGACAAGAACCACCTGCGCTGGGTCATGCCCCACCCCGAGGAGCAACTTCTGGACGCGCTCGCGCGCCTGCACGCGGCCGGGCGGTCGAGCCTCGGCGAGGGCACCCGGCTCGTCGGCTCCTTCCGTGCCCACGGCCTCACCGTGCCGGTCTGGGACCTGCCGAGCGGGGTCACCGCGGAGGACGTCGAGAAGCCGGCCGCCGAGTTCGCCGAACGTCTCGCGGGCGCTCTGGCCACGGACGCACCGCTGACCGCCGACGAGCGCCGCGCACGCGGCGGTCTCACCAACCGCCAGGTCACGCTGAGTTGA
- a CDS encoding bifunctional DNA primase/polymerase yields the protein MREILGRRRRLLSQRNDGRPELLGAALTFATEWQWPVLPGVAPDPEGRARCGCPDPECTVPGAHPFDPGLLAATTDERMVRWWWTNRPAAPIVLATGGSAPCAVSLPAPAAARALATLDREGMRLGPVVAAPTRWAILVKPYSMEQLGELLYAQDHVPGSLRFHGEGGYLALPPSETGHGGITWERAPLPGSASPWVPDVEAVVDAVVEALTRTGVSAPEL from the coding sequence ATGCGCGAGATCCTCGGAAGGCGACGCAGGCTCCTGTCCCAGCGCAACGACGGAAGGCCTGAATTGCTCGGCGCGGCCCTGACCTTCGCGACGGAATGGCAGTGGCCCGTACTCCCGGGCGTGGCACCGGACCCGGAGGGCCGGGCCCGCTGCGGATGCCCCGACCCGGAGTGCACGGTCCCCGGCGCCCATCCGTTCGACCCGGGCCTGCTCGCGGCCACCACCGACGAGCGCATGGTGCGCTGGTGGTGGACCAACCGCCCGGCCGCACCGATCGTCCTGGCCACCGGCGGCAGCGCCCCCTGCGCGGTCAGCCTGCCGGCCCCGGCGGCCGCCCGCGCCCTGGCCACCCTCGACCGCGAGGGGATGCGCCTGGGCCCGGTGGTCGCCGCGCCGACCCGCTGGGCGATCCTCGTCAAGCCGTACTCCATGGAGCAATTGGGCGAACTGCTGTACGCCCAGGACCACGTACCCGGATCCCTCCGCTTCCACGGCGAGGGCGGCTATCTCGCCCTGCCCCCGTCCGAGACCGGTCACGGCGGCATCACCTGGGAGCGCGCTCCGCTTCCCGGCTCGGCCTCCCCGTGGGTCCCCGACGTCGAGGCCGTGGTGGACGCCGTGGTCGAGGCCCTCACTCGTACGGGTGTGAGCGCACCCGAGTTGTAG
- a CDS encoding PP2C family protein-serine/threonine phosphatase — translation MLDIPLRVRVHVETLLAAQNDMGVCDAFEQYAPVGKPDDMNAPHPSKVAGIDSTVPAPAHTVAPAPAAPGTSAVPAPNAPGALLQDRLAGWVSDLTTLHELTERLARTDALSEALQELLRAGAALVGARRGLVVLEPDDRLGPDTTIGLGLARADLGHIETVPRSAMSYGRILDGLPGGDGEIAQPDLLAEDGLDPRHREVAARLGYAACYALPLATDDAGRLGAAVWLYDEPAEPSERQRHLVGLYVRYATEHLARLLEVERTRACMATMAEELLPSRLPRVAGVRLAARHRTGPRGGGDWYDALPLPEAALGLAVGSVTGSGPSAIAAMGRLRASLRAYAVMEGEDPVAVLSDLELLLRLTEPARSATALFAYCEPALRKITLAGAGHCPPLLIGERRTEFVETSVSAPLGMLACWEAPSVELSAEPGETVLLYTDGLLHRTGDPTDRAFARLHAAAAGVPKALRGDPGAVADHVLRTVLPEGLDEADSEEDVVLLAAHFE, via the coding sequence ATGCTGGACATCCCCTTACGAGTGCGTGTACATGTGGAGACACTGCTAGCGGCGCAGAATGACATGGGGGTTTGCGATGCTTTTGAGCAATACGCACCGGTCGGAAAGCCGGACGACATGAACGCCCCTCACCCTTCGAAAGTGGCTGGAATCGATTCAACGGTTCCCGCACCCGCACACACTGTCGCGCCCGCGCCTGCCGCCCCGGGCACCTCCGCGGTCCCCGCGCCGAACGCACCCGGCGCCCTGCTCCAGGACCGGCTCGCCGGCTGGGTCTCCGACCTGACGACCCTGCACGAACTCACCGAACGCCTCGCGCGCACGGACGCGCTGTCCGAGGCCCTCCAGGAACTCCTGCGTGCCGGAGCCGCCCTGGTGGGAGCCCGGCGCGGACTGGTCGTCCTCGAACCGGACGACCGCCTCGGCCCCGACACCACCATCGGCCTCGGACTCGCCCGCGCCGACCTCGGGCACATCGAGACCGTGCCGCGCAGCGCGATGTCGTACGGCAGGATCCTCGACGGACTGCCGGGCGGCGACGGCGAGATCGCCCAGCCCGACCTGCTCGCCGAGGACGGCCTCGACCCCCGTCACCGCGAGGTCGCCGCCCGCCTCGGCTACGCGGCCTGCTACGCGCTCCCCCTGGCCACCGACGACGCCGGCCGCCTCGGCGCCGCCGTATGGCTCTACGACGAGCCCGCCGAGCCCTCCGAACGCCAGCGCCACCTCGTCGGCCTGTACGTCCGCTACGCCACCGAGCACCTGGCCCGGCTCCTCGAGGTCGAGCGCACGCGCGCGTGCATGGCGACGATGGCGGAGGAGCTGCTGCCGTCCCGGCTCCCCCGCGTCGCCGGCGTCAGGCTCGCCGCCCGGCACCGCACCGGCCCGCGCGGCGGCGGCGACTGGTACGACGCACTGCCCCTGCCGGAAGCGGCTCTGGGCCTCGCGGTCGGTTCGGTGACCGGCAGCGGCCCGAGCGCGATCGCCGCGATGGGACGGCTCAGGGCGTCGCTGCGGGCGTACGCCGTGATGGAGGGCGAGGACCCGGTCGCGGTCCTGTCCGACCTGGAGCTGCTGCTCCGGCTGACCGAGCCGGCCCGCTCCGCCACCGCCCTGTTCGCCTACTGCGAGCCCGCCCTGCGCAAGATCACGCTGGCCGGTGCCGGGCACTGCCCGCCACTGCTGATCGGCGAGCGGCGCACCGAGTTCGTGGAGACCTCCGTGTCCGCGCCGCTCGGCATGCTCGCCTGCTGGGAGGCGCCGAGCGTGGAGCTGAGCGCCGAACCCGGAGAGACGGTTCTGCTCTACACCGACGGACTGCTGCACCGCACCGGCGACCCCACCGACCGTGCCTTCGCCCGACTGCACGCGGCGGCCGCCGGGGTGCCGAAGGCGCTGCGCGGCGACCCCGGCGCGGTCGCCGACCACGTGCTGCGGACGGTGCTGCCGGAGGGTCTTGACGAGGCGGACTCCGAGGAGGACGTCGTGTTGCTGGCCGCGCACTTCGAGTAG
- a CDS encoding aminopeptidase P family protein: MAEELTPETPETESEEPIKKRKNGLYPGVSDELAESMKSGWADTELHDLEPIAQAAETAARRAALSARFPGERLVIPAGNLKTRSNDTEYPFRASVEYAYLTGNQTEDGVLVMEPVSGGHTATLYLLPRSDRENGEFWLSGQGELWVGRRHSLTEASTLYGVPVSDVRELADTLRESTGPVRVVRGHDAGIEAALTDKVTAERDEELRVFLSEARLVKDEFEIGELQKAVDSTVRGFEDVVKVLDRAEATSERYIEGTFFLRARVEGNDVGYGTIAAAGPHACTLHWVRNDGPVRSGDLLLLDAGVETHTYYTADVTRTLPVNGRFSALQKQIYDAVYDAQEAGIAAVKPGAKYRDFHDAAQRVLAERLVEWGLVEGPVERVLELGLQRRWTLHGTGHMLGMDVHDCAAARVESYVDGVLEPGMVLTVEPGLYFQADDLTVPEEYRGIGVRIEDDILVTADGNRNLSSGLPRQSDEVEAWMAGLKS; this comes from the coding sequence GTGGCCGAAGAGCTCACCCCGGAGACCCCGGAGACTGAGTCCGAAGAGCCGATCAAGAAGCGGAAGAACGGCCTGTACCCGGGCGTCTCCGACGAGCTGGCCGAGAGCATGAAGTCCGGCTGGGCCGACACCGAGCTGCACGACCTGGAGCCGATCGCGCAGGCCGCCGAGACCGCGGCCCGCCGTGCCGCCCTGTCGGCGCGGTTCCCCGGTGAGCGCCTGGTGATCCCCGCGGGCAATCTGAAGACCCGCTCCAACGACACCGAGTACCCCTTCCGGGCCTCCGTCGAGTACGCCTACCTCACGGGCAACCAGACCGAGGACGGCGTGCTCGTCATGGAGCCCGTCTCCGGCGGCCACACCGCCACGCTGTACCTCCTGCCGCGCTCCGACCGCGAGAACGGCGAGTTCTGGCTGTCCGGGCAGGGCGAGCTGTGGGTCGGGCGGCGGCACTCGCTGACCGAGGCCTCGACGCTGTACGGCGTCCCCGTCTCCGACGTGCGCGAGCTCGCCGACACGCTGCGCGAGTCCACCGGTCCGGTGCGGGTCGTGCGCGGCCACGACGCCGGCATCGAGGCCGCGCTGACCGACAAGGTCACCGCCGAGCGGGACGAGGAGCTGCGGGTCTTCCTGTCCGAGGCACGCCTCGTCAAGGACGAGTTCGAGATCGGGGAGCTCCAGAAGGCCGTCGACTCGACCGTGCGCGGCTTCGAGGACGTCGTGAAGGTCCTCGACCGGGCCGAGGCCACCTCCGAGCGCTACATCGAGGGCACGTTCTTCCTCCGCGCGCGCGTGGAGGGCAACGACGTCGGCTACGGCACGATCGCCGCGGCCGGGCCGCACGCCTGCACGCTGCACTGGGTGCGCAATGACGGACCCGTGCGCTCCGGTGACCTGCTCCTCCTCGACGCGGGTGTCGAGACGCACACCTACTACACGGCCGACGTGACGCGGACACTGCCGGTCAACGGCCGGTTCAGCGCCCTGCAGAAGCAGATCTACGACGCCGTGTACGACGCCCAGGAGGCCGGGATCGCGGCCGTGAAGCCCGGCGCGAAGTACCGGGACTTCCATGACGCGGCTCAGCGGGTGCTCGCGGAGCGTCTCGTGGAGTGGGGGCTGGTCGAGGGGCCCGTGGAGCGGGTGCTGGAGCTGGGCCTGCAGCGGCGGTGGACGCTGCACGGCACCGGGCACATGCTGGGCATGGACGTCCACGACTGCGCTGCCGCGCGGGTGGAGTCGTACGTGGACGGGGTCCTCGAGCCGGGGATGGTGCTGACCGTCGAGCCCGGGCTGTACTTCCAGGCCGACGATCTGACCGTGCCCGAGGAGTACCGGGGCATCGGGGTGCGGATCGAGGACGACATCCTGGTGACGGCCGACGGGAACCGGAATCTGTCGTCCGGTCTGCCCCGGCAGTCCGACGAGGTCGAGGCCTGGATGGCGGGCCTCAAGAGTTGA
- a CDS encoding PLP-dependent aminotransferase family protein — translation MDLHLNADSAEGRRAGLERALRDAVRGGRLAPGARLPATRRLAEELGVSRGTVKAAYDQLIAEGYLTARQGSGTVVAPLPAAETRSPESATRARAPLFDLRPGSPDVGAFPAAAWVRAVRRAVAAAPVSAYDYGDPLGRIELRTALSEYLGRARGVVAPPERILVTSGAVQGLALLTRVLDGGTVAMEDPGLPFHRDVVRRAGGRVVPVRVDELGVEVDDLREPAAVVVTPAHQYPTGVTLHPSRRRALTDWARARGALVVEDDYDGEFRYDRQPVGALQGMAPGQVVYLGTASKTLGPALRLGWMVLPPHLVAPVADAKLHSDHSTETIGQLALAELIRSHAYDRHVRACRLRYRRRRDRLVERLGTGRRIQGIAAGLHALVEVEDETAVLARAAAEGLAVGSLREHWHAAGPREGLVVGYGTPREGAYPGALEALVRVLELGHSQRSPLGLPSGPPRF, via the coding sequence GTGGACCTGCATCTGAACGCCGACTCCGCCGAAGGGCGTCGCGCCGGGCTCGAGAGGGCTCTGCGCGATGCCGTGCGCGGTGGGCGGCTGGCTCCTGGGGCCCGGCTTCCCGCCACCCGTCGGCTCGCCGAGGAGCTGGGGGTGTCCCGCGGGACCGTGAAGGCGGCCTACGACCAGCTGATCGCCGAGGGCTATCTGACCGCTCGGCAGGGGTCGGGGACGGTCGTCGCTCCGCTGCCCGCGGCCGAGACCCGGTCGCCGGAAAGCGCGACACGCGCGCGTGCGCCGCTCTTCGACCTGCGGCCCGGCAGTCCCGACGTCGGGGCCTTCCCCGCCGCCGCCTGGGTCAGGGCCGTACGGCGGGCCGTCGCCGCCGCGCCGGTCTCCGCGTACGACTACGGCGATCCCCTGGGCCGGATCGAGCTGCGCACCGCCCTCTCCGAGTACCTCGGGCGGGCCCGGGGAGTGGTCGCGCCGCCCGAGCGGATCCTGGTCACCTCGGGGGCCGTGCAGGGGCTCGCGCTGCTCACGCGGGTCCTGGACGGCGGGACCGTCGCCATGGAGGACCCCGGGCTGCCCTTCCACCGCGATGTCGTACGGCGGGCGGGTGGGCGGGTGGTGCCGGTGCGGGTGGACGAACTGGGGGTCGAGGTCGACGACCTGCGGGAGCCCGCGGCCGTCGTCGTCACTCCCGCCCACCAGTACCCGACCGGTGTGACCCTGCACCCCTCGCGGCGGCGGGCGCTGACCGACTGGGCACGCGCGCGTGGGGCCCTGGTCGTCGAGGACGACTACGACGGGGAGTTCCGGTACGACCGGCAGCCCGTCGGGGCGCTCCAGGGCATGGCGCCGGGGCAGGTCGTCTACCTGGGGACGGCGTCCAAGACACTTGGACCCGCGCTCCGGCTCGGTTGGATGGTGCTGCCGCCGCACCTCGTCGCCCCCGTCGCCGACGCCAAGCTGCACAGCGACCACAGCACCGAGACCATCGGCCAGCTGGCGCTCGCCGAACTGATCCGCAGCCATGCGTACGACCGTCACGTGCGCGCGTGCCGGCTCAGGTACCGGCGGCGCAGGGACCGGCTCGTGGAGCGGCTGGGGACGGGCCGGCGGATCCAGGGGATCGCGGCCGGACTGCACGCGCTGGTCGAGGTCGAGGACGAGACGGCGGTGCTGGCGCGGGCCGCGGCAGAGGGTCTCGCGGTGGGGTCCCTGCGGGAGCACTGGCATGCGGCGGGACCTCGTGAGGGGCTCGTCGTGGGGTACGGGACGCCTCGCGAGGGGGCGTATCCCGGGGCTCTGGAGGCACTGGTCCGGGTGCTGGAATTGGGCCACTCCCAGAGGTCTCCATTGGGTCTGCCGAGCGGTCCACCGCGCTTCTAG
- a CDS encoding MFS transporter — protein sequence MTNSLVPPAGPQRVLALAQLSNSVGDGAYYVTSALYFTHVVGLDPARVGLGLTVGWAVGSVVGVPLGRLADRRGARGTAVLLALATGLAVASFLVVRDFVPFVLAACAYASAQSGLAAARQALLAGLVSAGERTGLLAHLQATLNAGLAVGAGLGGLALHAGTRAAYLGVFAVDAVSFVMCAGLLLRLPSVAPRVPVDSRHGPGVLRDRPYAVITLLNTVLLLRMPLLSLGIPLWIAERTAAPTWLVSALFVLNTGAVMVFQVRMARGVTGLASATRAVRRSGWVMLAACGVFALSAGASPWVAVGALVVGAVLQVVAEMGQSAGSWQLSFDLAPAERVGEYQGFFGTGVTVARTLGPLVLTTLLVEWGTPGWLLLGGATLLASYAMGPATRRAAGRVPGSTGNGSQGSKGSVGKGSPDKGSRERGASEGDASEAGASDRDASDRDAEAPVLVN from the coding sequence ATGACGAACTCACTCGTCCCGCCCGCGGGGCCGCAACGTGTCCTGGCGCTCGCCCAGCTGAGCAACAGCGTCGGCGACGGCGCCTACTACGTGACATCGGCGCTCTACTTCACGCACGTCGTCGGGCTCGACCCCGCGCGCGTGGGGCTCGGGCTGACCGTCGGATGGGCGGTCGGGTCGGTCGTGGGCGTGCCCCTCGGGCGGCTCGCGGACCGGCGCGGGGCGCGCGGCACGGCGGTGCTGCTGGCGCTGGCCACGGGGCTGGCGGTGGCGTCCTTCCTGGTCGTGCGGGACTTCGTGCCGTTCGTCCTGGCGGCCTGCGCCTACGCCTCCGCGCAGTCGGGGCTCGCCGCGGCCCGGCAGGCGCTGCTCGCCGGGCTGGTGTCCGCCGGCGAGCGGACCGGGCTGCTGGCCCACCTCCAGGCGACGCTCAACGCCGGGCTGGCCGTGGGAGCGGGGCTCGGCGGACTGGCGCTGCACGCCGGGACGCGGGCGGCGTATCTCGGGGTGTTCGCGGTGGACGCGGTGAGCTTCGTGATGTGTGCGGGGCTGTTGCTGCGGCTGCCGTCGGTGGCGCCCCGCGTGCCCGTGGACAGCCGTCACGGCCCGGGTGTGCTGCGCGACCGGCCGTACGCCGTGATCACGCTGCTGAACACCGTCCTGCTGCTGCGGATGCCCCTGCTGAGCCTGGGGATCCCGCTGTGGATCGCCGAGCGGACCGCGGCTCCGACCTGGCTGGTGTCCGCGCTGTTCGTGCTCAACACCGGGGCCGTGATGGTGTTCCAGGTGCGGATGGCCCGCGGAGTGACCGGGCTCGCGTCGGCCACGCGCGCGGTGCGGCGGTCGGGGTGGGTCATGCTGGCGGCCTGCGGGGTGTTCGCGCTGTCGGCTGGGGCCTCGCCGTGGGTGGCCGTGGGGGCGCTGGTCGTCGGGGCCGTGCTGCAGGTGGTGGCCGAGATGGGGCAGTCGGCGGGGTCCTGGCAGCTCTCCTTCGACCTGGCTCCGGCCGAACGGGTCGGCGAGTACCAGGGGTTCTTCGGCACCGGGGTGACGGTGGCCCGGACACTGGGCCCGCTGGTGCTGACGACGCTGCTGGTCGAGTGGGGCACGCCGGGATGGCTGCTGCTCGGCGGGGCGACGCTCCTGGCGTCGTACGCCATGGGGCCGGCGACCAGGCGGGCCGCCGGCCGTGTCCCCGGCTCGACGGGAAACGGTTCCCAGGGTTCCAAGGGCTCCGTGGGAAAGGGCTCCCCGGACAAGGGTTCCCGGGAGCGGGGCGCCTCGGAGGGGGACGCATCGGAGGCTGGCGCCTCGGACAGGGATGCCTCGGACAGGGATGCCGAGGCGCCCGTGCTCGTCAACTAG
- a CDS encoding triphosphoribosyl-dephospho-CoA synthase translates to MSSSEDEALALAAVDALTGQLALAPKPGLPDPRDLGARATRADHCSLRWSAKALAPGLAAMAAAARRTGEPTPGLRAELGAIGRCTEHSVRLAGGGHRGALWTLGLLVAAAALDPGARSKDVATTAKKIAAHSDKRAPRRPSRGSSVSAKYGAAGARGEARAGFPHVRRALDALTASRTAGAGEAEARLDALLTVMSTLQDTELLYTAGPLGLRHVQAGARGVLEAGGTTTDAGREALRALDADLHARAWSPRGSAGLLAGALFVDSLTATAAPRAL, encoded by the coding sequence ATGAGCAGCAGTGAGGACGAGGCGCTGGCTCTGGCCGCCGTGGACGCGCTCACCGGCCAGCTGGCCCTGGCCCCCAAGCCGGGCCTGCCCGACCCGCGCGACCTCGGCGCCCGCGCCACGCGCGCGGACCACTGTTCGCTGCGCTGGTCGGCCAAGGCTCTCGCGCCCGGCCTCGCGGCGATGGCGGCCGCGGCCCGCCGTACCGGCGAACCCACGCCGGGGCTGCGCGCGGAACTGGGCGCGATCGGCCGGTGCACCGAGCACTCGGTGCGCCTGGCCGGCGGCGGCCACCGCGGGGCCCTGTGGACCCTCGGCCTGCTGGTCGCCGCGGCCGCCCTCGACCCTGGGGCGCGGTCCAAGGACGTGGCCACCACCGCCAAGAAGATCGCCGCGCACAGCGACAAGCGGGCCCCGCGCCGGCCTTCCCGCGGCTCCTCGGTGTCGGCGAAGTACGGCGCGGCGGGCGCCCGGGGTGAGGCGCGGGCCGGATTCCCGCACGTACGGCGGGCGTTGGACGCGCTGACCGCTTCCCGCACGGCGGGCGCCGGTGAGGCGGAGGCCCGCCTGGACGCCCTGCTCACCGTGATGTCCACCCTCCAGGACACCGAACTCCTCTACACGGCGGGACCCTTGGGCCTGCGCCATGTACAGGCGGGTGCCCGCGGGGTCCTGGAGGCGGGTGGTACGACGACCGACGCGGGGCGCGAGGCCCTGCGCGCCCTCGACGCCGACCTCCACGCGCGCGCGTGGAGCCCCCGTGGCAGCGCGGGGCTGCTCGCGGGGGCTCTGTTCGTGGACTCGCTCACGGCGACGGCCGCTCCAAGGGCGCTCTGA
- a CDS encoding intradiol ring-cleavage dioxygenase, with amino-acid sequence MTGTHRNSTITRRRALVVTGGTVAAGGLAVAGYRSAFADTADGVTDTTTDTTTDTNGATATGACMTLMSSVTEGPYYLDGALVRKDITEGKSGVPLTLRLTVVDATDGCTPVKGAAVEIWHCDAWGYYSGYTTANPGGSAPAESEDGSTANDDTYLRGYQIANANGVVRFETIFPGWYTPRTCHIHVKVHTGGEKEDGTYEGGKVNYTGQLFFDDTVAEEIFTLEPYSRHSGSYTTLDDDMVYDGGGATSGLLTLKAVHKADPSKGYKGSLALAIDPDAENTGAGSGGGGEGGTPPSGAPTGEPPSGTPTGEPSSGTPTGEPPSGAPSESASPSASASS; translated from the coding sequence ATGACGGGAACCCACAGGAACTCCACCATCACCCGACGGCGTGCCCTCGTGGTGACCGGCGGGACGGTCGCGGCCGGCGGGCTCGCCGTCGCCGGCTACCGGTCGGCCTTCGCCGACACCGCGGACGGCGTCACGGACACCACCACGGACACCACCACGGACACCAACGGGGCGACGGCCACCGGAGCGTGCATGACGCTCATGTCGAGCGTCACCGAAGGCCCGTACTACCTCGACGGTGCCCTGGTCAGAAAGGACATCACCGAGGGCAAGAGCGGGGTCCCGCTGACGCTGCGGCTGACCGTCGTGGACGCCACCGACGGCTGCACCCCGGTCAAGGGCGCGGCCGTGGAGATCTGGCACTGCGACGCCTGGGGCTACTACTCCGGCTACACCACCGCCAACCCGGGCGGCTCCGCGCCCGCGGAGAGCGAGGACGGTTCGACCGCGAACGACGACACCTACCTGCGCGGCTACCAGATCGCGAACGCCAACGGGGTCGTGAGGTTCGAGACGATCTTCCCCGGCTGGTACACCCCGCGCACCTGCCACATCCACGTGAAGGTGCACACAGGCGGCGAGAAGGAGGACGGCACCTACGAGGGCGGCAAGGTCAACTACACCGGCCAGCTGTTCTTCGACGACACGGTCGCCGAGGAGATCTTCACGCTGGAGCCCTACTCCCGGCACTCCGGCAGCTACACCACCCTCGACGACGACATGGTCTACGACGGCGGCGGCGCGACCAGTGGCCTGCTCACTCTCAAGGCCGTGCACAAGGCAGACCCGTCCAAGGGCTACAAGGGCTCCCTGGCCCTCGCCATCGATCCGGACGCCGAGAACACGGGCGCAGGCAGCGGCGGAGGCGGCGAGGGCGGCACACCCCCGAGCGGCGCCCCGACGGGCGAGCCGCCGAGCGGCACCCCGACGGGCGAGCCCTCGAGCGGCACCCCGACGGGCGAGCCCCCGAGCGGCGCCCCGTCCGAAAGCGCCAGTCCTTCGGCCTCCGCGTCCTCGTAG
- a CDS encoding ATP-binding protein, whose protein sequence is MSIWWSLHLRREAASVPLARRLLLGTMETAGVDPDVSYDLSLALSEACANAVEHGGESGPQDPSAAYRVTAYLDGEKCRIEVTDSGPGFPPVRPPRPTATEAENGRGLCLIHELADHVQIGNKPGRGAVVSFDKILKWREDAPLMAV, encoded by the coding sequence ATGAGCATCTGGTGGTCACTCCATCTGCGGCGCGAGGCTGCGAGCGTTCCGCTCGCCCGGCGCCTGCTGCTCGGCACCATGGAGACCGCGGGCGTCGACCCGGACGTCTCCTACGACCTCTCCCTCGCCCTCAGCGAGGCCTGTGCCAACGCCGTGGAGCACGGCGGGGAGAGCGGACCGCAGGACCCCTCGGCGGCCTACCGGGTCACCGCCTACCTCGACGGCGAGAAGTGCCGAATCGAGGTCACCGACTCCGGACCGGGCTTCCCGCCCGTGCGGCCGCCCCGCCCCACGGCCACGGAGGCGGAGAACGGCCGCGGCCTCTGTCTCATCCACGAACTCGCCGACCACGTCCAGATCGGCAACAAACCGGGTCGCGGTGCCGTGGTGAGCTTCGACAAGATCCTCAAATGGCGAGAGGACGCACCGCTGATGGCGGTGTGA